The proteins below are encoded in one region of Syntrophotalea carbinolica DSM 2380:
- the pheA gene encoding prephenate dehydratase — MEKKDLEVLSKLRHKIDTIDDEILDLLNERARVAQDIGHAKAGQGLEFYNPGRELAVFERLIARNSGPFPSEAIRRVYREIISASLSLEQPMKVAFFGPSATFTHQAAQKQFGFSAQLVAQKSIPAVFEEVRRGRADYGVVPVENTTEGIVSHTLDMFVESDLKINAEILLEISHDLLSLSGKMEDIEKVLSHPQALAQCRHWLEENLPDVPLVDASSTAMAARQAAEDSSVAAIASEIAASLYGLRIVKPKIQDNTNNLTRFLVVGRQLTSPTGHDKTSVLFIVADEPGVLCRMLGPFNKRGINLSKIESRPIKTKAWEYIFFLDLEGHVEDAAVAEALEDLQACCRSFKVLGSYPRCR; from the coding sequence ATGGAAAAAAAAGATCTGGAAGTTTTGTCGAAATTGCGTCACAAAATCGATACCATCGATGACGAGATTTTGGATCTGCTCAATGAAAGGGCGCGTGTCGCCCAGGACATCGGCCACGCCAAGGCCGGGCAGGGGCTGGAATTCTATAACCCCGGCCGCGAACTGGCTGTATTCGAGCGTCTTATCGCCCGGAATAGCGGCCCGTTCCCGTCTGAAGCTATCCGCCGTGTGTACAGGGAGATTATTTCCGCGTCGCTGTCCCTTGAGCAGCCCATGAAGGTGGCCTTTTTCGGGCCCTCGGCAACATTCACCCATCAGGCGGCTCAAAAACAGTTCGGTTTTTCTGCACAGCTGGTGGCGCAGAAAAGTATCCCGGCAGTATTCGAAGAGGTGCGTCGCGGGCGCGCCGACTACGGCGTGGTCCCGGTCGAAAATACCACCGAGGGCATTGTGTCCCATACCCTCGATATGTTTGTCGAGTCCGATCTTAAAATCAATGCGGAGATTCTTCTGGAGATTTCCCACGATCTGCTTTCTCTTTCCGGAAAGATGGAAGATATCGAAAAGGTGCTGTCGCATCCCCAGGCTTTGGCGCAATGCCGTCATTGGCTGGAGGAAAATCTGCCAGATGTACCGTTGGTCGATGCATCGAGTACCGCTATGGCGGCACGCCAGGCGGCGGAGGATTCCAGCGTTGCCGCCATCGCCAGCGAAATTGCGGCTTCCCTTTACGGATTGCGCATCGTCAAGCCCAAGATTCAGGACAACACCAACAACCTCACGCGCTTCCTTGTCGTAGGGCGGCAGCTTACGTCTCCTACCGGACATGATAAAACCTCGGTACTGTTCATTGTCGCGGATGAGCCCGGAGTCCTTTGCCGGATGCTTGGGCCTTTCAATAAACGCGGTATCAATCTTTCCAAAATCGAAAGCCGCCCCATTAAAACCAAGGCGTGGGAGTATATCTTTTTCCTCGATCTGGAAGGGCATGTTGAAGATGCCGCCGTCGCTGAGGCGCTGGAAGACCTGCAGGCTTGCTGCCGCTCTTTCAAGGTGCTCGGTTCCTATCCCCGCTGTCGTTGA
- a CDS encoding pyridoxal phosphate-dependent aminotransferase — protein MAISTKVSGFIERASWIRKMFEEGSRLKAIYGEDQVFDFTLGNPSTEPPKAFNKALQELALNPQPGMHRYMNNAGYPETREAVARHLSKVAQSPVEAGHIIMTCGAGGALNVTLKTILDPGDEVIILAPYFVEYIFYVDNHGGTTKTVPTRKDSFQLDIDAIEAAIGPKTRAIIINSPNNPTGVIYPPEDLQTLGDMLERKQQELDRTLFVLSDEPYARLSYDHAEVPCIFSHVRNAVIVTSHSKDLALPGERIGYLAANPAMDEVQKFMEGAIFCNRVLGFVNAPALMQRLVAGLQDESVDIADYQAKRDVLYNHLSALGFRMVKPQGGFYLFPESPMEDDVAFARLTQEHRVLVVPGQGFGTPGYFRIAYCIPMETIQASLPAWEKIARDTGLC, from the coding sequence ATGGCAATTTCCACCAAAGTTTCCGGCTTTATCGAACGGGCATCCTGGATTCGTAAAATGTTTGAAGAAGGTTCGCGCCTTAAGGCTATCTATGGCGAAGACCAGGTCTTTGATTTCACCCTCGGCAACCCCTCGACAGAGCCGCCGAAGGCCTTCAACAAGGCGTTGCAGGAACTGGCCCTGAATCCGCAACCGGGCATGCACCGTTACATGAACAACGCCGGCTACCCGGAAACCCGCGAGGCCGTGGCCCGCCATCTGTCGAAGGTGGCCCAGTCTCCGGTTGAAGCCGGCCATATCATCATGACCTGCGGTGCAGGCGGGGCCTTGAATGTAACTCTCAAAACCATCCTCGACCCGGGCGACGAAGTCATTATTCTGGCCCCTTATTTTGTCGAATACATTTTCTACGTCGATAATCATGGCGGTACAACCAAAACCGTGCCTACCCGCAAAGACAGCTTCCAACTCGACATAGATGCCATTGAAGCTGCCATCGGCCCCAAGACCAGGGCCATTATCATTAATTCGCCCAACAACCCCACCGGAGTCATCTATCCGCCCGAAGACCTGCAGACTCTTGGCGACATGCTGGAACGCAAGCAACAGGAATTGGACCGTACCCTGTTTGTGCTGTCCGATGAACCGTACGCTCGTTTGAGCTACGACCATGCCGAGGTACCCTGCATCTTCTCCCATGTGCGGAATGCGGTTATTGTGACATCCCACTCCAAAGACCTGGCCCTGCCGGGTGAACGCATCGGGTACCTGGCCGCCAATCCAGCCATGGATGAGGTGCAGAAATTCATGGAAGGAGCGATTTTCTGTAACCGTGTCCTGGGGTTTGTCAATGCTCCGGCCCTCATGCAGCGACTGGTTGCCGGGTTGCAGGACGAAAGCGTAGATATCGCCGACTATCAGGCCAAGCGGGATGTCCTCTACAACCACCTCAGCGCGCTCGGCTTTCGCATGGTCAAGCCCCAGGGCGGCTTTTACCTGTTTCCCGAATCCCCCATGGAAGATGACGTGGCCTTTGCCCGCCTGACCCAGGAACACCGGGTGCTGGTCGTTCCCGGACAAGGTTTCGGCACCCCGGGTTATTTCCGTATCGCCTATTGCATCCCCATGGAAACCATCCAGGCAAGTCTGCCCGCCTGGGAAAAAATCGCACGCGATACCGGCCTCTGCTGA